The Verrucomicrobiota bacterium region AATGCCCTCATGAAAGCTGGCCCGGTCGCGGTAGAGCGCTTCATCCATCACCAGCGCGCCTTGGCCATAGACAATGTGGCCGCCCCGATGGTGCTCGATGCCTCCCAAAACATGAGGATGCTGCACCACCACACAAGATGCACCCATCTCGATCAGGAACCGGCAGGTTTCCTGCACGCGCGGACTCGGAACAACGAATTCATCACCGCCATGGAACAACACGACGAGATAATCGATCTGCCCGCGAACCGCCGCCATGCTTCGCACGAACTGGATCAAGTCCAGCGGGTTGGCCCCGGGCTCATCTTCCCTCGCGATCGAATACTCATGCTCGGCCAACGCGATGAACCCGACGCGCATCCCGTCGATTTCCCTCACCCAAATCTTGGAAGCTTCCTCCAAATTCTCGCCCACACCCACCGTTTCCAATTGCTGGGCTCGGCACGCCTTCAACGTGCTTCGGATTCCGGCCGCACCATGATCTTTGATGTGATTGTTCGCCAGGCACAGAAGATCCACGCCTCCAGCCTTGATGCCGTTGATCGCCGAGACCTCGGCGCCAAACACCGGCCCGGTCTTGAGGATCGGCGAAGGACGCTCGATCAGGGGGCACTCCAAATTGGCCACCACCAAGTCGGCCGCCTCAAACTCCTCCAACAAGTCGTTGAAAAGCCCGCGGGCATCGCCCGCTCGAAAGAGGGGAAGGTTCGATTCGATGGGACACAGATCGGCACCGATGAGCAGTCTGGGCATGGGAATCGGCGATCAAAGCGCCGCGTGCTCGCCCGAACGGAGCTTGGCATCAAGTTCCGCGAGATACTCGATGACCTGCCGTGCGCTTTCGGCCGGAGTCTGCTCTTGCGAATGCACGAGAACTTCAGGCTTCTCGGGAGCCTCGTAAGGCGCGGAAACTCCCGTAAACTCCTTCACCTCGTTGGCCCTCGCCTTCGCATAGAGCCCCTTGATGTCACGCTGCTCGCACACTTCCACCGGGGTCGCCACATGCACTTCGACAAAACGTCCAGCGGGAAGCAGCTTCCTCACCAAATCCCGGTCGCTGCGATAAGGCGAGACAAACGCGGTAATGATGATAAAACCCGCTTGCATGAACAACTTCGCCACCTCCCCGACCCGGCGAATGTTCTCACGACGGTCCTCAGGGGCAAAACCCAAATCCTTGCAAAGTCCATGACGGACGTTGTCGCCATCCAGAATGTAACAATGCCGGCCCAGATGGAAAAGGCTTCGCTCAAGCTCCGTGGCCAGCGTCGATTTCCCGGAGGCGGGCAAACCCGTCAGCCACACGACGTAGGCCCCATGCCCATTCTGCTTCTCCCGCTGGACATGCGTCACCTTTCCCTGGCTCCAGAATATGTTTTGGCTCTTGTGCTGTGAATCCGCCGTCCGATGGGGATAATGGTCGT contains the following coding sequences:
- a CDS encoding CapA family protein; translation: MPRLLIGADLCPIESNLPLFRAGDARGLFNDLLEEFEAADLVVANLECPLIERPSPILKTGPVFGAEVSAINGIKAGGVDLLCLANNHIKDHGAAGIRSTLKACRAQQLETVGVGENLEEASKIWVREIDGMRVGFIALAEHEYSIAREDEPGANPLDLIQFVRSMAAVRGQIDYLVVLFHGGDEFVVPSPRVQETCRFLIEMGASCVVVQHPHVLGGIEHHRGGHIVYGQGALVMDEALYRDRASFHEGILVRLQVEAPGQASLDYVPFRQSDPRPGARRLRGDDEQALRKCLEARSQRILDPVFVKHEWREFALGKRHSYFSSLLGHNGPLMKLNRSGMLERLLYGKRLAKGVRNAVCCETHREALETIFDDLLRSLPEA
- the cysC gene encoding adenylyl-sulfate kinase; the protein is MDDHYPHRTADSQHKSQNIFWSQGKVTHVQREKQNGHGAYVVWLTGLPASGKSTLATELERSLFHLGRHCYILDGDNVRHGLCKDLGFAPEDRRENIRRVGEVAKLFMQAGFIIITAFVSPYRSDRDLVRKLLPAGRFVEVHVATPVEVCEQRDIKGLYAKARANEVKEFTGVSAPYEAPEKPEVLVHSQEQTPAESARQVIEYLAELDAKLRSGEHAAL